Proteins from a genomic interval of Granulicella sp. L56:
- a CDS encoding histidine phosphatase family protein gives MKTRPMNLFILRHASAGTRRPNPLLDVKRPLDKDGKRHCLQLAYVLNAMDIQFDLIVSSNLKRSLQTASLVGTEMGYESPIQISKALAPEATARDFQHLLHECRDRENVLFVGHNPNINIFLGSLLVPVSTHATAQVRLRKGSIARLSLTRGPATLQWLLDPRTVRALYATSTKSSRRKTSKK, from the coding sequence CCACGCGAGCGCTGGAACCCGCCGCCCGAACCCGCTTCTCGACGTCAAACGGCCACTCGATAAAGACGGCAAGCGTCATTGCCTCCAGCTCGCCTACGTCCTGAACGCAATGGACATCCAGTTCGACCTCATCGTTTCGAGCAATCTCAAGCGCAGCCTGCAGACCGCCTCTCTCGTCGGCACCGAGATGGGCTACGAGTCCCCGATTCAAATCTCCAAAGCGCTTGCACCCGAGGCCACGGCCCGCGACTTCCAGCACCTGCTCCACGAGTGCCGTGACCGCGAAAACGTCCTCTTTGTCGGCCACAACCCCAATATCAACATCTTTCTGGGCTCGCTGCTCGTACCGGTTTCTACCCACGCCACCGCTCAGGTGCGCCTGCGCAAGGGTTCGATCGCGCGACTTTCGCTCACCCGTGGCCCGGCGACGCTCCAGTGGCTGCTCGACCCTCGCACCGTCCGCGCCCTCTACGCCACTTCGACCAAGAGCTCCCGTCGAAAGACATCAAAAAAGTAG
- a CDS encoding Ppx/GppA phosphatase family protein yields the protein MPTFAAVDIGSNSCRLKIASVHMHRLKTLHEDREVTRLGESVFQTGSISPEAMSVTIRALKRFYKAVQLHAVDKVRVVATSAMRDARNAAAFTEWVKSATGWDVEVISGLEEGRLIHLGVVTHEAGAKGKCLLIDLGGGSCEVTVSDGGRIKSMVSLSLGAVRLQQEFLPTDPPAKEEVARLKQYIDRELKRGEKKLGLPRVGLVIATSGTAAALAEASVAMAKKLPVKKSAPKKFVRLKPNEATTADVRTLADKLLKMNNAQREAVPGIGPRRSEIIVGGALVYASLLERMGLKGFRYSPLGLRDGMLAQMLAESDLRTSVHRKIEDERWTGVLEVCQRYGVQLKNVEPVRQHVVQLFDSLARVHGLPEEYRLWLESAAMMNDVGKFMNHQGHYRHTQYIIANSEIFGFSPEQRSIVSAIARYLGKTRPDVTDRPMRTIPLELEHVRRAVALLRLAVALNQDRASAVVRMRVHVYPKRVVLELVPGRGGAELEAWSLRKEASYFFDVFRRELLVEVA from the coding sequence ATGCCTACGTTTGCCGCAGTCGATATTGGGTCGAATTCGTGCCGGTTGAAGATTGCCTCGGTGCATATGCACCGGCTGAAGACGCTGCACGAAGACCGCGAGGTGACGCGGCTGGGGGAGAGCGTGTTTCAGACCGGGTCGATCTCGCCGGAGGCGATGTCGGTGACGATTCGGGCGCTCAAGCGGTTCTATAAGGCGGTGCAGCTTCATGCGGTGGACAAGGTTCGCGTGGTGGCGACCAGCGCCATGCGCGATGCGCGGAATGCCGCGGCGTTTACGGAGTGGGTGAAGTCTGCGACGGGATGGGACGTGGAGGTCATCTCCGGCCTCGAAGAAGGGCGGCTGATTCACCTGGGCGTGGTCACCCACGAGGCGGGCGCGAAAGGGAAGTGCCTGCTGATCGATCTGGGTGGTGGAAGCTGCGAGGTAACGGTATCCGATGGCGGCAGGATCAAGTCGATGGTGAGCCTGTCGCTGGGCGCGGTGCGGCTGCAGCAGGAGTTTTTGCCGACCGATCCTCCGGCAAAGGAGGAGGTGGCGCGGCTGAAGCAGTATATCGACCGCGAGTTAAAGCGTGGCGAGAAGAAACTAGGCCTGCCGCGGGTAGGACTGGTGATTGCCACCTCGGGGACGGCGGCGGCGCTGGCAGAGGCCAGTGTGGCCATGGCGAAAAAACTGCCGGTGAAGAAGTCCGCTCCAAAAAAGTTTGTGCGGCTGAAGCCGAATGAGGCGACCACAGCAGATGTAAGGACGCTCGCCGACAAGCTGCTGAAGATGAACAATGCGCAGCGCGAGGCGGTGCCGGGAATCGGGCCGCGACGGTCGGAGATTATCGTCGGCGGCGCGCTGGTCTATGCGAGTTTGCTGGAGCGTATGGGGTTGAAGGGGTTTCGTTACTCTCCGCTTGGGTTGCGGGACGGGATGCTGGCGCAGATGCTGGCGGAGTCGGACCTGCGGACCTCGGTGCATCGGAAGATAGAGGACGAGCGGTGGACCGGAGTTCTTGAGGTTTGCCAAAGATATGGGGTCCAGCTAAAGAATGTCGAGCCGGTGCGGCAGCATGTGGTGCAGCTCTTCGATTCGCTGGCGCGGGTGCATGGGCTGCCGGAGGAGTACAGGCTATGGCTGGAGTCGGCGGCCATGATGAACGATGTCGGCAAGTTCATGAACCACCAGGGGCACTATCGTCACACGCAGTACATCATTGCGAACTCGGAGATCTTTGGATTTTCGCCGGAGCAGAGGTCCATCGTAAGTGCGATTGCGCGCTACCTCGGCAAGACGCGGCCGGATGTGACCGACCGGCCGATGCGAACAATTCCTTTGGAGCTTGAGCATGTGCGGCGCGCGGTGGCATTGCTGCGGCTGGCGGTGGCGTTGAATCAGGACAGGGCCAGCGCTGTGGTGCGGATGCGGGTACACGTCTATCCCAAGCGTGTGGTGCTGGAGCTGGTTCCGGGACGCGGTGGAGCGGAGCTGGAAGCGTGGTCGCTGAGGAAAGAGGCGAGCTACTTTTTTGATGTCTTTCGACGGGAGCTCTTGGTCGAAGTGGCGTAG